One Natranaerovirga hydrolytica genomic region harbors:
- a CDS encoding cobyric acid synthase: MSKKIMFQGTGSTVGKSLITAALCRILNDDGYKVAPFKSQNMSLNSFVTQDGKEMGRAQVVQAEAARIEPMVEMNPVLLKPTSDMGSQVILNGKVYNQLKASEYYNNKSKLMKEVIYAFNQLEKAYEIIVIEGAGSPAEINLRKNDIVNMGLAEAIDTPVILIGDIDKGGVFASIYGTYMLLEPSEQKRIKGYIINKFRGDVSLLQPGIEMLYEKLPLPCLGVIPYSDFQIDDEDSVTTRLKDKKEGDIKVGVIHLPYMSNFTDFTALELEKDVAIVYISHKDTLDGIDLLIIPGSKSTIQDRLYLKNSGLDEKIYECYKRNIPIIGICGGFQILGHTIKDPLSVETTHKAIQGLGLLNVETILEAEKHTVRQKGTFRVNFANGAQTKGVNIWGYEIHMGKTKLTEDVKPLITLDNNILDGAVNKEKTVFGTYLHGIFDSHNFRAALLEPIRKQKGLEHSKALSYEKAKDKAYDDLARVVRASIDIEAIKAILG, encoded by the coding sequence AAAATATGTCTTTAAATTCCTTTGTAACTCAAGATGGTAAAGAAATGGGCAGAGCCCAAGTCGTACAAGCAGAAGCGGCTCGTATTGAGCCTATGGTAGAAATGAACCCTGTTTTATTAAAACCAACAAGTGATATGGGTAGCCAAGTCATTTTAAATGGTAAAGTTTATAATCAATTAAAAGCCAGTGAATATTATAACAATAAAAGTAAGCTCATGAAAGAAGTGATTTATGCCTTTAATCAACTAGAAAAGGCATATGAAATTATAGTGATAGAAGGAGCAGGTAGCCCAGCAGAGATTAACCTTAGAAAAAATGATATCGTCAATATGGGTTTAGCAGAAGCAATCGATACACCTGTAATATTAATAGGGGATATTGATAAAGGTGGGGTATTTGCCTCAATTTATGGTACATATATGTTATTAGAACCCTCTGAACAAAAAAGAATAAAAGGGTACATTATTAATAAATTTAGAGGCGACGTGTCATTACTTCAACCAGGTATTGAGATGCTTTACGAAAAACTCCCACTTCCATGTCTAGGGGTTATTCCGTATTCAGACTTTCAAATTGATGATGAAGACAGTGTGACCACTAGACTTAAGGATAAAAAGGAAGGGGATATTAAGGTTGGCGTTATTCACTTGCCTTATATGTCTAACTTTACAGATTTTACGGCCTTAGAATTAGAAAAAGATGTTGCCATTGTGTACATCAGTCATAAAGATACCCTAGACGGTATAGATTTATTAATTATTCCTGGAAGTAAAAGCACAATACAAGATCGATTGTATTTAAAAAATAGTGGTTTAGATGAAAAAATCTATGAATGTTATAAACGTAATATACCCATTATAGGCATTTGCGGTGGTTTCCAAATATTAGGTCATACCATTAAAGACCCATTGAGTGTAGAAACGACACATAAAGCCATTCAAGGGTTGGGGTTATTAAACGTTGAGACCATTTTAGAAGCTGAAAAACACACGGTAAGGCAAAAAGGAACCTTTCGGGTTAACTTTGCAAATGGTGCACAAACAAAAGGTGTAAACATTTGGGGTTATGAAATACATATGGGAAAAACAAAGTTAACAGAAGATGTTAAGCCGTTAATAACATTAGATAATAATATATTAGATGGGGCAGTTAACAAAGAAAAGACTGTATTTGGCACCTACTTGCATGGTATTTTTGATTCTCATAATTTTAGAGCAGCTTTACTAGAACCCATTAGAAAACAAAAAGGGTTGGAACACTCAAAAGCTTTGTCCTATGAAAAAGCAAAAGATAAAGCCTACGATGATTTGGCAAGGGTTGTAAGAGCGTCCATAGATATAGAGGCAATTAAGGCAATACTAGGTTGA
- the cobU gene encoding bifunctional adenosylcobinamide kinase/adenosylcobinamide-phosphate guanylyltransferase, with amino-acid sequence MGKVIMVTGGARSGKSTFAEKKTNGIGQSISYIATAKAIDKDMSDRIEKHKASRPKGWHTFEMYQGFDHLLKDPHFINSDTFLLDCITIMITNIMFDQDLDYDTCSLEAIEKVEADIIKVINGLIGLMKEQEKNLIVVTNEVGYGLVPAYRLGNIFRDIAGRVNQYLAELSDEVYLVVSGIPVKIK; translated from the coding sequence ATGGGTAAGGTAATTATGGTTACAGGTGGTGCTAGAAGTGGTAAAAGTACCTTTGCAGAGAAAAAGACCAATGGAATCGGTCAGTCAATAAGCTACATAGCAACAGCAAAAGCAATCGACAAAGATATGTCAGATAGAATTGAAAAACACAAAGCGTCACGCCCAAAAGGATGGCATACATTTGAAATGTATCAAGGGTTTGACCATCTCCTTAAAGACCCACATTTTATCAATAGTGACACCTTTCTACTGGATTGCATTACAATAATGATTACCAACATAATGTTTGATCAAGATCTTGATTATGATACGTGTTCATTAGAAGCCATTGAAAAAGTAGAAGCTGATATCATAAAAGTCATCAATGGTTTGATCGGGTTGATGAAAGAACAAGAAAAAAATTTAATTGTGGTAACCAATGAAGTGGGTTATGGCCTTGTACCAGCTTATAGACTAGGTAATATCTTTCGTGATATAGCAGGTAGGGTTAATCAATATCTTGCTGAATTATCTGATGAAGTTTATTTAGTTGTATCAGGCATTCCTGTCAAGATTAAATGA
- a CDS encoding pyridoxal phosphate-dependent aminotransferase — MSYIVPSTYNLITNEKKMNQHGGGFKKKGLDFSVNINPMAMSPQVHQALIEKLTDIHQYPEIIGTSAIQTLSEYYNMPKSHIILGNGAIELIYLYARALKPNKVIVISPTFNEYERAFYTVGSKVYHYVLEKNEQFQINVGAFIKEIKKITPECIVLCNPNNPTGQLLNNEAIRKISEAISQWKGFLMLDESFIELSTGKSSRELLLENVVCIQSLTKYYGVPGLRLGVAFGSSEFIDKMYRYKEPWTMNALALSAIKPLLNETNHQSIQDWLNREKDFLYAALNKMKGIKAFWSSTNFLLIHYHKAQQLMEALKMRQPPIYLRKCTDFIGLDETYIRIAVKSRADNDMLIQEIDNCLAKGD, encoded by the coding sequence ATGAGTTATATTGTCCCATCAACATACAATCTGATTACAAATGAAAAGAAAATGAACCAACATGGAGGCGGTTTTAAGAAAAAAGGCTTGGACTTTAGTGTCAATATCAATCCGATGGCTATGTCACCACAAGTTCATCAAGCCCTAATAGAAAAGTTAACAGATATTCATCAATATCCAGAAATCATAGGAACCTCTGCCATTCAAACACTATCTGAGTATTACAACATGCCAAAAAGTCATATTATACTAGGCAATGGTGCAATAGAACTCATTTACTTATACGCGAGAGCTTTAAAACCTAACAAAGTAATTGTTATTTCGCCTACTTTTAATGAGTATGAAAGAGCATTTTACACAGTGGGTTCAAAGGTGTATCACTATGTCTTGGAAAAAAATGAGCAATTTCAAATCAATGTAGGGGCTTTTATAAAAGAGATTAAAAAAATAACGCCAGAGTGTATTGTTTTATGTAACCCTAATAACCCAACAGGTCAATTATTGAATAATGAAGCCATAAGAAAAATCAGTGAGGCAATCTCTCAGTGGAAGGGTTTTCTAATGTTAGACGAATCCTTTATAGAATTATCTACAGGAAAGAGTTCTAGAGAATTGTTGTTGGAAAATGTGGTTTGTATACAATCCTTAACAAAGTATTATGGTGTGCCCGGTTTGAGATTAGGTGTTGCTTTTGGAAGTTCAGAATTTATTGACAAGATGTACAGGTATAAAGAACCTTGGACAATGAATGCATTGGCGTTAAGTGCAATTAAGCCACTACTTAATGAAACAAATCATCAAAGCATACAAGATTGGCTGAATAGGGAAAAAGATTTTTTATACGCAGCACTTAACAAGATGAAAGGCATAAAAGCTTTTTGGAGTTCAACGAACTTTTTATTAATACATTATCATAAGGCGCAGCAATTAATGGAAGCTTTAAAAATGAGACAACCCCCTATTTATCTTAGAAAATGTACGGATTTTATAGGACTAGATGAAACATACATACGTATAGCCGTTAAATCAAGAGCAGATAATGATATGTTAATACAAGAGATAGACAATTGTCTCGCAAAGGGGGATTAA
- a CDS encoding nucleoside triphosphate pyrophosphohydrolase has protein sequence MGEKIYNKLVRDKIPDIIHKSGKECIVEQIEQEALEGFLKDKLREEVEEYIESGAIEELADIMEVIDGILAHRKIDIETLESIREQKKEERGGFLQGIKLVKTYEK, from the coding sequence ATGGGTGAAAAAATATACAATAAATTGGTAAGAGACAAGATACCTGATATTATTCATAAAAGCGGTAAAGAATGTATCGTAGAACAAATAGAACAAGAAGCACTTGAAGGGTTCTTAAAGGATAAGTTAAGAGAAGAAGTTGAAGAATATATTGAATCAGGAGCCATAGAAGAATTAGCAGATATAATGGAAGTGATTGATGGCATATTAGCACATCGAAAAATAGACATTGAAACGTTAGAAAGCATACGAGAACAGAAAAAAGAAGAACGTGGTGGTTTTTTACAAGGCATAAAATTAGTAAAAACTTATGAAAAATAG
- the cbiB gene encoding adenosylcobinamide-phosphate synthase CbiB, giving the protein MNALLLLSSVLLDWILGDPPNWKHPIIYIGKLIQYQENNIRKHIKNLFAGGFLLAIGTILSVVAIIQCLLFLAQWVSPVLVQIITIYLMYTGLAAKCLSVEVKKVIKGLTQDIQTGRKSLSYLVGRDTSQLTEEEIIKGAIETTAENTIDGVIAPLFYIGIGFLIGMPVQCLYLYKTVNTLDSMVGYNVEPYREIGYASAKLDDILNYIPARIGSLVMVIATYCLKLDWKNSIRILIRDRRNHKSPNCAYPESVIAGALNIQLGGTHTYFDKVVEKPTIGDQKTNPNASMIHHTIKVMYLSEGISVMLLTLFLII; this is encoded by the coding sequence ATGAATGCATTATTACTTTTAAGCAGTGTTTTATTAGATTGGATATTAGGTGATCCACCCAATTGGAAACATCCTATTATATACATTGGTAAACTGATTCAGTATCAGGAAAATAACATAAGAAAACACATTAAAAATTTATTTGCAGGTGGATTTTTATTAGCAATAGGTACCATATTAAGTGTTGTGGCAATCATTCAATGTCTATTGTTTTTAGCCCAATGGGTATCGCCAGTCCTTGTTCAAATCATAACCATCTATTTGATGTATACTGGACTAGCTGCAAAATGTTTATCAGTTGAAGTCAAAAAAGTTATAAAAGGGTTGACTCAAGATATCCAAACCGGTAGAAAAAGCTTGTCTTACCTTGTAGGAAGGGACACCTCACAATTAACGGAAGAAGAAATCATTAAAGGTGCCATAGAAACAACAGCAGAAAACACCATAGACGGTGTCATTGCCCCATTGTTTTATATTGGCATAGGATTTTTAATCGGAATGCCTGTTCAATGTTTATATCTCTATAAAACAGTTAACACCTTAGATTCTATGGTGGGATATAATGTTGAACCTTATCGTGAAATAGGCTATGCATCAGCAAAGTTAGACGACATTCTTAATTATATACCTGCTAGGATAGGCAGTTTGGTTATGGTAATAGCCACATATTGTTTGAAGTTGGATTGGAAAAATAGCATTAGAATCTTAATAAGAGATAGAAGAAATCATAAAAGCCCTAATTGTGCTTATCCAGAATCTGTCATAGCAGGCGCATTAAACATACAACTGGGAGGAACCCATACTTATTTTGATAAAGTCGTAGAAAAGCCTACAATAGGTGATCAAAAGACGAATCCAAATGCTTCGATGATTCATCATACCATTAAAGTGATGTATCTTTCAGAAGGAATTAGTGTTATGTTATTAACCCTATTTTTAATCATATGA